GCTTGAGTCCTAGCAATAGTAGCTGAGTAGCAACTACTATTAGTGCCAGGAATAGCGTAAAATTCCTTAGAGTGGGCCACGTTTTCTGTCCAGGTGCTGGTTCAATGGCGCCCACTCCTATCGGATCGGGCAATGCATATTTATCCACGCCAAAAGCTAGAGCTACTTGCTCAGCCTTCATGTGCTCTGCTTTATACCAGTCTATGAGTTTGTTTGGTTTGCGTTCCTCGACTAGCATGTAGGGCGCCGCCACAAATTCATGAACACTTAGCTCTTCATCCTCCCGAATATTCCAGTCGAATTCGCCAATCGCGAAGAGTACACGAGGCGAATAACGGTTATAAAGCATGTATGTATCGTCTTCCGCTTCGACATATGCCCGGCGAGAGTCTGCCTGATTGACTTTATAGCTGCGCTCAGCAGGCTTGATGAACATCCAATGACCTTCAAAGACTGATAACTGCGCATAGCTAGCCGTTTTTGAATGAAAAAGCATGTACTCGGCCCAACGTGCGGGTGTGCGGGCTTCTTTGCGCACCATAAAGCCTACTATTCGGTATTCTTCTCCATGCAATACACCCTTAGAACCTAGGGGCAAAGGTGGTCCGATACGGGGTACATCCTGAAACTGATACAGTAATTTAGGTCGGCTTTCACCTTCGTGTTCAAAGAACCAATGACAATGCGGGCAGGCGTAAAAAGAGCTGCCTTGCACATCATAATATGTGATAGTGGTGCCACAATGTGGACATTGTAGTTCAGCCGATGGCGGATTCGTTAGAACTTCACTCATCGAACTACCTCCGTTTTGGTTTGCTCCGTGGCCTCAAAGAAGCGCAGTGTTTCGGCGTATAGCTGGCGCACCGTAGCGGAGTTGTCCTGCTGGAAGTTGGACAAGAACACGTCGAAGGTAGCTAGGCCATGCTCGGGCCAGGTGTGAATGCTCAGGTGCGACTCGGTGAGGCCGACTACCGCCGTGAAGCTGCCGTTCGGAAAAGTGTGGTACACCTCCCCTACCTTAGTTAGGTGCAAGGCAGCAATTTGCTGATCAAAAAACTGCTGGCAAGTGCCAGCATCTAGCAAATGATAAACGGGCGCCGTGAAAGTGGCTAATATGTGTAACCCAGGAGTATAAACGTGCATCAGATAGTAGTTGCGGGCAGCTTAGCAGCTAGCTAGTTAATCTATTTAGGCGCTGTTACTTCCACTTATTGCTTCCAAGATACTAGAGCTAGGTATGCAAGCAAAGCATGCTATATGCTACTAGCAAGGCGACAACTATCAAACCAATAGCAAATCAGAGTTTACTTAGTTTAACTTTACCGTAGCTTGTATAAATCTACCTAGCTGAAGCGCTGCGTATTTCTTTCTCACCTGCGCCTTACAATTTGTTACCTTCGTCACTACTTGCGCTAATCTGTTTTCTAATTTCCCCATGCCCAAAATTCTAATCATCGACGACGAACGGGC
This Hymenobacter sp. GOD-10R DNA region includes the following protein-coding sequences:
- a CDS encoding DUF4178 domain-containing protein encodes the protein MSEVLTNPPSAELQCPHCGTTITYYDVQGSSFYACPHCHWFFEHEGESRPKLLYQFQDVPRIGPPLPLGSKGVLHGEEYRIVGFMVRKEARTPARWAEYMLFHSKTASYAQLSVFEGHWMFIKPAERSYKVNQADSRRAYVEAEDDTYMLYNRYSPRVLFAIGEFDWNIREDEELSVHEFVAAPYMLVEERKPNKLIDWYKAEHMKAEQVALAFGVDKYALPDPIGVGAIEPAPGQKTWPTLRNFTLFLALIVVATQLLLLGLKPERQVLSQQFHSRLDASLPATATAGGEAVIVSTSFQVDGPAAISVQLRSALDNQWLELPVSVINEKTGQSYEFSKALEYYHGYEGGESWSEGSQEQEATLGKIPTGRYHLNIYPTSEVGLDLPIYLTVSQQSSLHSNAILLLLALLIYPGIQYWRRSYHEQQRWENSDYGPTT
- a CDS encoding S-adenosylmethionine decarboxylase; the encoded protein is MHVYTPGLHILATFTAPVYHLLDAGTCQQFFDQQIAALHLTKVGEVYHTFPNGSFTAVVGLTESHLSIHTWPEHGLATFDVFLSNFQQDNSATVRQLYAETLRFFEATEQTKTEVVR